atcTAGTGTAATTTAAACCCGACCcatctatataatatttaaaaactagaatatagtatttattattgttaccTTCTTATTGATCCATATCTTCGTAATATTATGGTAAAAATTGAATCTAATATTTATTCTTACTACATCACCttaatatttcaatttattttgatccactttggtccattttagTTAATTTGGTTCAATTCGATttattttggtccaattcagtccaCTTGAGTTCACTTCGGTTTATTCAAtccattttggtccaattcggcCATGTTCAGTCTATTTTTGGTCATTTCTGTTTATTTTGGTCTATTTTAGTCAACAACTTACACATGgacaatttcataacaaattttaaataacaagttattattggttttaatatGAGTATATCACTGTCATCACTTTTGTACCCGTCAacaacaacttgccacttaaggTTTGTTATGGTAATCATTTAAAAGTTAGGAAATTTCCTAACTTATTGAAAAATTTCTACTTATTGCGCAGTTTACGACTAGcaatatttaaaaactgaaacatAACATTTAACGTTATTACATTCATTTTGAGCCACACTAGTATAACATTTCAATCATTTTGGTCCATGTTGGTTTTTTTAGTcaactttggtccatttctctctctctcacggtAGAAGAGAGGATGCTTCGGTTATATTTGATCTATTCGTCTATTTTGGTTCATTTCTTTCTCTCGAGTATAAGAGAGTGCCCCTATACACAAAGCACCGCTTGTGACAGTGCTTCCCAGAAGCAAGTTTCTCTACGGGATCCACGTTAGCTTTCAGGCAACGATGTTCTTCGCTGAGTCATAGTCCCCTCATTTTGCAGAACCAGATATCAGTTCTTGAGTTATAGTCCCTACTCTTTTCATTGTTAAGAAGGCCCTTATAATCAATTCTTCTTACTTTctttacaaaaaagaaaggaacgAAGAATTAGAAATCAAGGTCAGTTTCACTTCATGTAGTCTggtgagaagaaaaagagatgaGAAAGAAATCTCTACTGTTTCAATAACTTAAGCTTGTTGAATCATTGCACTTCACAAACGTCAATGAATACAAAGAATACTGCCACATTGAATTGGAGAATACAAGGAAATGAATGTAAAATGAAATCGTTCTAAGAATACTAACCacagaaacaacaacaacaacaatgcaCATGAACTTCCTAAGGTTGTGTAGGTTCTTCACTTGGTGGGTCTTTATAGGTGTAAAACATTGCCACCAAGATGTACAAAATAAGATTTGCAGAACTCAACACTGTCAGTGTCCAGTAGTAGTTATCCAATTGACTTTTATCCAATGTGTCCTGAAACCAACTTCGTTTCCCTACACTTCCACTCACCTTTCCCACAACATAAACTGAAAGAACACTACCCACAGTTCCTGCTCCCATCACACCGTAGCTGAAAAGTTGCAAGTAGCGCTTCATTGAAGTAGGAGCTTGATTAGTGAAGAATCGATCAATGCAGTCCTTAGAGATTCCTTCAACGGCACCAAGAAGGAGAAACTGTGGAAGAAGCCAGAACATGCTCATTGGGATTTTCTCATTATTGTCATTAGAATTGTCAAACCCGTGCCTTTTAACCACGTCTAGCCTCCTGGTTTCCACCTCTGCAGCTGTGATACAACACAGTATAGAAAACAGCATTGCTGCTGTGATTCCACAGGGGGgtatatatttttctctaaTAACTAGTTTAGTTACCTTGACATACAGATTAGGGAAATAGTCTTTTACAAGGTCATAGAATAGTTTAAATATGGGAAGAGGGATCTTCCATTTTCCGACCTTTTGATTCATATCCTTTGCTTGCTCTATGAAATAAGTGTTTCCTATGGAGATCACAACCCCACACATGATGAAGGTCATCCACATGGGTATCATGCGTACTACACTTTTTGTATCCTCCACCTCTGCTAGGCTGCAAAGTGTCCatctatttttttcattctgtTCCTGATTTTGGGTTTCGACTACAATGGCAGCCTTGTCGAGGCACCTGTAttgaaaaattatgtttcaGAGAATAATGTCATAACTAACAGTAGATTACATATTGTTCTGCCAACTATTAGAAGTTAGTAGATTTGAAAATAGAGACTAGCAGAAATCATGAACATTGGTGAGGTCATTATACTTTCTAATAAGTCTGTTAAATGCAAAAATGTGGTACTTGGGTTTCGAAATAAATGACTTTGTATCATCAATTTCTAGgttgagagagagtgagagagaaccTAAGACTCCGGGTGTGAGGCACCTGATTATCATTTGGTGGGAGATGATGAAACATCTTGGAAGCAGAGGCTACAAAGACCCTACATACAGTTGTAAAAGGACTCCCCTGTGGTGCAGAATTTCTGTATACACATGAGCCAGTTGTGAATAGAAAAGTTGCCACTCCAGTACATACTGCTGGTATTAAAAATTGGACAAACCATGGCTTTATATTTGGAAGTGCAATACATGCAACAATTGGAAGAAGAATCACACCCAAGCCGCCTGCCGCTTGCCATGGCCTAAGCTGCTCTGAATTatcttcttgttgttgtttcaGGAAAGACTCTAAGGATGTGATATGACCAGATATGCCAATAGCTACAAGTGCTAACGCTGTATAGAAGATAGCCTTTTGGGTATTGCCAATGCAATCTGGGTTCAGTGGCTTGTATGCACCACAGTTGCCTGCAGCAACATCAGAAAGGACAGGTGGTGTTGACATTGTCAAGGAACCCATCCCCTGCAGTGACACCCAATACTTAGTACATCTTCTCGTAAAAAGTTCTATGACTCTGTCAAAGCTTATATGGTGCAAAAGAATGAATTGGGTAACATTTTTAGATCAATGACATTGTCATAATGGGCCAATGGCATtacaaattgattgacataAACAGGCTTATTTCACTGCAGAGTACAAAAGATAAAGCAGGTTAATAATAAATCTATCTCCCATATTACAAGGGCATGAAAATGTGCACCCTAAATACAATATTTTGCAAATGACACCCTTCTTTAAGATCAATTTGCGATGTTCATTGCATCATCCTAATCaatgtttaaataaaatatttaagagtAGCTATTTGCTTAAACTATGGAAGCATTTATAATGtgcaaccaaacaaataaaaaatttgcaatcAACTCTTTAATTTGAGAGTAATTTTCCCTCAAAATGATTAATTTACACACTAATATGGATGGTGGGGTGAACATTGCAAGTTATTCTCAAATTAGAGTGTTGATTCAATTACTTTATAATTTAGGGTGGGCATTATAAATGCTCCCATAATTTAAGGCAAATAGCTACAATTAATTCTAGTTAGAAATGAGGAAGAAGAAATAATTATGCAGCATAACATTCCTCAGTAAAAATCATCCATGTATCAACAATCGAGTGATCTTATTAGATGAGATGCCCAATGTTACTCCTTGATTATTCATTCTACATTGTTGTGCCTATATTACTATGATGTTGGAGTGATAAATATAACTTCTTTCGATAATTCAAATGTTACAACAAGTGGGGAGGGGGAATTTGAACCTGGTTCTCCTTATAAAGAAGACTAGGCAATGCCATTGGACTACAAGGCTTTGGCGAAATGATAAATATAACTAAAGcagatttaaacaaaaaaatggcaATAGTCATagaaacatataaaaatgaGGGAAAATTTGAAAACCTACAAAGCTAAAAGCAAGACTGGAGTGCAATAGCATCCAATAGTCACCCATGAAAGCATCAACAAGGAAGGTCATGCCTATAGGCATTATGGCTGCAACACCAGTAAACACATTCACAATTGCAGCAGCATGGGTAATGGTAAGACTCCAGACATTTGTCAAGTATGTCATCATCACAAACAAGGCATAAGCTGTTAGTATGTCAGCCCATACCAGAACTGCAATGGAAAAGGAAGAAAGTGCCTTTAGATTACatcaataattaaattataaaaaacaagGTAGCTTGATATATGGATGAATAATTTGAAACCCAGTAGTTGAACTAACCCTTTGATGACATGACTGTCAAGTAAAAGAACTGCCTTTAAATCAGTAATCACCAATTGAATTCTTTGAAATCTTACAAATTTCCATAGGCATACTTGATATTTCAAGAGTTGAAGAACTGcctttttaattggattctgGATTAGAATGTGGCAAAATCTAGGCTACTAGTTTCATGGTGAATGGAtatgattttaataatttcacAGTGGAGTTACCCAAAAAACTCTAAAAGATCCTAGTCCAAATATTATAAGGATTAAGGATCTATGAACATAAATGGTGCTTCAAAGAATTACTTTCTGTACTGATAATTTGTTAAAATCTTGCGgaaagaaaagcaaataaaatgTGCCAGATTTTGCAGATAGTTCCATATTACTTGTAAGGTAAGGAAAATAAGGGATGGAACGCAAGggacttattttcttttctttaaaaaaaaaaacaaaaaaaaaaaccagcaatTGAAATCCTCTCTATAGGATAATGCCAAATATGAAATTTCAGGGAATTCATGTGTTCTTAAATCTTAGTACCTCTATAgctaaaattaaagattaaaaaaaaagacccatATAAGCCAACAATTAGAatgagatgccaagtgtgtgtttgtgtgattTCTTAACTCATTTGTGTAACAACTGAACCCAAAGCGCTGAAACTACTAGATTATTTATAAACTAGTGCAAAGTACCTGTTATTCTGACAAAGGATCCCATGTTCTCCAGTACCCTCAGCTTTCTGTAATACAAAAACTACAAAATCATTTGgaacaagtatattgaaataTACTAAGTTCTAAGAGAGAACAACCAAACTAACATGATGCAACAGAGAAATTCCAAGTTGCAAGAATTGGAGATAAGACTGTCTACCAATCAGCTCTCCCCAGATCCCATAAAAGTGGGAGGTTTGTAGGCTTAGTACTACCTCTAAGAAGGTCAGCACACATGGTTGAAAACCATGAAGTTCAAAAACATGCTTACCATCAAGAAATGATAAGCAAACATAAATGATATGAATTAAGACGTTTCTTGGAGAAAGCCAGAGAAAAAAGTATGTTATAGAAGGTGTTACCTGGAAGGACAAGTGGGGTTGAAGCTATATTGTACAAACCGTAGAGGGAAATTTCTGAGTTCCTTGTAACTGTGCTGTTGCATTTTACTACATCAGTTGACTTCTTAGTTTCTTAGTCAATGTCAATATATCTATCAGTGTGTCTTCAAATATCTAACATGAGGCGGCCCGACGGTGAAATGGAAGTACTTTTAACCCTTTTCATACGTTTCCGTTTGACCGTTTCCCATCTAGAACAGTGAGGCATCCACGTTTGGATTACATTGTTTATGAACTGTAATCTCCTATTAGGTTTGTTTATTTGTTCATATGCACTTTTATAAGGCTTCACTTTTTTAAATACTGAAAAGACCCTCTCCTCACAAACTCTGACTTCGGCTCTAAAATACTTTATGGTCATGTGTGTAAGGACGTGtgtaattaaatacaaaaatcttGATATGCATTGTACCCATGTGGATAACATTCATTATGTGTGGGACTGTTTTGCACAGGAAACATTTACTTTCGAGAGCAAGCAAAAAATATGAATTACAAGGTTGGAAATTAAAGGTCCTtcctatatttaaaattttctgacCCTGTAAAAGATCATTTTACTGATCTGTATGTCAAAGTAGCTAAAAAAGTAATTCCAGGAAAATATGTAGCCCCAAGTGGAATCAATGTAGCAAAGCTGTTTTTTATACTATGCTGTATTGCGGCTGCAAAAATGAAAACCAGGAGGCTAGATGTGATTAGAAGGCACATGTTATATGACAAAACTAATGAGAAAATTCCAATGAGCATCTTTTTGCTTCTTCCACAGTTTCTCCTTACTAGTGCCCTTGATAAAATCTCTGAGGACACCATTGATGATAGTTACTTCACAGATCAAGTTCCTGAATCAGTAAGATGCTACTCGCCATTTTCACTTATTGGGGTAATTGAAGCAGGAACTATGGGTAGTGTCCTTTTCAGTTTAAGTTGTGGGTAAGATCAGTGAAAATGGAGGGAAACCAAGTTGGTTTCAGGACACATTGTATAAAAGTCTTTTGGAAATTGGATAACTACTATTGGACACTAACATATTGTGTTCTATAAATCTTGTTTTGCACATCTTGGTGGCATTGTGGTACACCTATCAAGACCCAGCAATTGAAGACTTCAATTAAGCACCAGCAAATGAGCAATTTTCCCAGCCTCAAGAAGAAGATTAGAGATAGTTGTTTGTTTGTGCAAAGGAATTTAATAGGAATGATTTGGGGAGGATTTCAATATTTAGTTTAAATGACTTGAATAGAGTATGAAAtgacatttttgttttctatggaTTAAATTTATGGAGGGATTTGAGCTTTGTTAATACGTGGATTTGAAATGACTAGGAGTAAAATGTCATATCAAATTCATAATATCACAAatgtttttgtttaaatgaaatcctcaaaggataaaaaaaaaaaaaaaaaaaaaatgaaatcctcAAAGATTAAAACCATCATGTGTCGTAGCATTTATTCTAGCAACTATTTCTTCTaatcatttgattttaaatCCTCATATCGAAACACAATCTTGGGGAATTTTCTCATCTTGCTTATCAAACACACCAT
The sequence above is drawn from the Quercus robur chromosome 7, dhQueRobu3.1, whole genome shotgun sequence genome and encodes:
- the LOC126692329 gene encoding protein NRT1/ PTR FAMILY 5.5 isoform X2, which encodes MPHCSRWETVKRKRMKRVKSTSISPSGRLIYKELRNFPLRFVQYSFNPTCPSRKLRVLENMGSFVRITAIMPIGMTFLVDAFMGDYWMLLHSSLAFSFGMGSLTMSTPPVLSDVAAGNCGAYKPLNPDCIGNTQKAIFYTALALVAIGISGHITSLESFLKQQQEDNSEQLRPWQAAGGLGVILLPIVACIALPNIKPWFVQFLIPAVCTGVATFLFTTGSCVYRNSAPQGSPFTTVCRVFVASASKMFHHLPPNDNQVPHTRSLRCLDKAAIVVETQNQEQNEKNRWTLCSLAEVEDTKSVVRMIPMWMTFIMCGVVISIGNTYFIEQAKDMNQKVGKWKIPLPIFKLFYDLVKDYFPNLYVKVTKLVIREKYIPPCGITAAMLFSILCCITAAEVETRRLDVVKRHGFDNSNDNNEKIPMSMFWLLPQFLLLGAVEGISKDCIDRFFTNQAPTSMKRYLQLFSYGVMGAGTVGSVLSVYVVGKVSGSVGKRSWFQDTLDKSQLDNYYWTLTVLSSANLILYILVAMFYTYKDPPSEEPTQP
- the LOC126692329 gene encoding protein NRT1/ PTR FAMILY 5.5 isoform X1, translated to MPHCSRWETVKRKRMKRVKSTSISPSGRLIYKELRNFPLRFVQYSFNPTCPSRKLRVLENMGSFVRITVLVWADILTAYALFVMMTYLTNVWSLTITHAAAIVNVFTGVAAIMPIGMTFLVDAFMGDYWMLLHSSLAFSFGMGSLTMSTPPVLSDVAAGNCGAYKPLNPDCIGNTQKAIFYTALALVAIGISGHITSLESFLKQQQEDNSEQLRPWQAAGGLGVILLPIVACIALPNIKPWFVQFLIPAVCTGVATFLFTTGSCVYRNSAPQGSPFTTVCRVFVASASKMFHHLPPNDNQVPHTRSLRCLDKAAIVVETQNQEQNEKNRWTLCSLAEVEDTKSVVRMIPMWMTFIMCGVVISIGNTYFIEQAKDMNQKVGKWKIPLPIFKLFYDLVKDYFPNLYVKVTKLVIREKYIPPCGITAAMLFSILCCITAAEVETRRLDVVKRHGFDNSNDNNEKIPMSMFWLLPQFLLLGAVEGISKDCIDRFFTNQAPTSMKRYLQLFSYGVMGAGTVGSVLSVYVVGKVSGSVGKRSWFQDTLDKSQLDNYYWTLTVLSSANLILYILVAMFYTYKDPPSEEPTQP
- the LOC126692329 gene encoding protein NRT1/ PTR FAMILY 5.5 isoform X3, which translates into the protein MGSFVRITVLVWADILTAYALFVMMTYLTNVWSLTITHAAAIVNVFTGVAAIMPIGMTFLVDAFMGDYWMLLHSSLAFSFGMGSLTMSTPPVLSDVAAGNCGAYKPLNPDCIGNTQKAIFYTALALVAIGISGHITSLESFLKQQQEDNSEQLRPWQAAGGLGVILLPIVACIALPNIKPWFVQFLIPAVCTGVATFLFTTGSCVYRNSAPQGSPFTTVCRVFVASASKMFHHLPPNDNQVPHTRSLRCLDKAAIVVETQNQEQNEKNRWTLCSLAEVEDTKSVVRMIPMWMTFIMCGVVISIGNTYFIEQAKDMNQKVGKWKIPLPIFKLFYDLVKDYFPNLYVKVTKLVIREKYIPPCGITAAMLFSILCCITAAEVETRRLDVVKRHGFDNSNDNNEKIPMSMFWLLPQFLLLGAVEGISKDCIDRFFTNQAPTSMKRYLQLFSYGVMGAGTVGSVLSVYVVGKVSGSVGKRSWFQDTLDKSQLDNYYWTLTVLSSANLILYILVAMFYTYKDPPSEEPTQP